From the Nodularia sp. NIES-3585 genome, one window contains:
- a CDS encoding PAS domain-containing sensor histidine kinase — translation MMRDNLAQAIAGAHQRLENLSARASQLGEPDAAMNLLQEAIAETAISLEELHVLAEELAQQNQELVATRHLVEAERQSYQDLFNFAPDGYLVTDVTGVIEEANYAAANLLNVRQSYLIGKPLAVFIHQTELLKFRSFILELRLQKQKHTQEFRLFHNEGNTDFPAEVTVAFTEGNSEGKKEGLRWLFRDISDRVQAQQKICEQAALLDITTDAILVRDLHNQILYWNKGAENIYGWRAGEVLGRNTWEILYPENSPQLTVALETVLKQGSWVGELHKITRNGKPIIINSRWTIMYDAAGLPKSIMSVDTDITQKKQLETKLQRVQQMESLGTLTSAIAHDLNNILSPMMTVAQLLPLKHPQLSESSLQMLKLLESNAKRGTDLVQQIQSFTSNFQQPDSIVSVVHLIENVEQTIKSIFPKSIEIDTDIPSDIEMVLGDQTQLHEVLIKLLLNARDAMPQGGKVRISGNKTVIDESFAKTHIRATVGDYVVITISDSGVGIAPEIIDQIFEPFFTTKEKDKFTGLGLSTVMGIINSYGGFVEVSSQLGIGSQFLVYLPISESGILPREDQIKLPTGNRELILVVDDETAITQITKTTLEIHNYRVLIAQTGIEALTLYTQHQQEIRLVLMDMMMPSMTGGTTIRTLQIMNPQVQIIAMSGLASGEALAQATITGIQGFLAKPFTAGELLNAINNVLVANTAAN, via the coding sequence ATGATGAGGGACAATTTAGCGCAAGCGATCGCTGGGGCGCATCAGCGATTGGAAAATTTATCGGCGCGTGCTAGTCAATTAGGAGAGCCAGATGCTGCGATGAATCTATTGCAGGAAGCGATCGCCGAAACTGCGATTTCTTTAGAAGAACTTCATGTATTAGCTGAAGAACTAGCACAGCAAAATCAGGAATTAGTCGCTACTCGCCATCTGGTAGAAGCAGAACGCCAATCTTACCAGGATTTATTCAATTTTGCCCCCGATGGATATTTAGTTACTGATGTCACTGGGGTAATTGAAGAAGCTAACTATGCTGCGGCTAACTTACTTAATGTCCGCCAGTCTTACCTGATTGGTAAACCCTTAGCTGTGTTTATCCATCAGACAGAACTGCTAAAATTCCGCTCCTTTATCCTAGAATTACGACTGCAAAAACAGAAACATACACAAGAGTTCAGGTTATTCCACAATGAAGGTAACACAGACTTTCCGGCTGAAGTCACGGTTGCCTTCACTGAAGGTAATTCTGAGGGGAAAAAAGAGGGATTGAGATGGCTATTCCGGGATATTAGCGATCGCGTCCAAGCACAGCAAAAAATCTGCGAACAGGCGGCTTTACTCGACATTACCACAGATGCCATTCTCGTCAGAGATTTGCACAACCAAATTTTATATTGGAATAAAGGCGCAGAAAATATTTATGGCTGGCGCGCCGGTGAGGTTCTAGGAAGGAATACTTGGGAAATCTTATATCCAGAAAATTCACCTCAACTGACAGTAGCATTGGAAACTGTTTTAAAGCAAGGTTCATGGGTTGGCGAGTTACACAAAATAACCAGGAATGGTAAGCCCATCATTATTAATAGCCGTTGGACAATCATGTATGATGCCGCGGGTTTACCCAAATCTATCATGAGTGTTGATACTGACATCACCCAGAAAAAACAACTAGAAACAAAGCTTCAACGTGTCCAGCAAATGGAAAGCCTCGGTACTCTCACCAGTGCGATCGCCCATGATCTGAACAATATTCTTTCGCCGATGATGACAGTGGCGCAACTTTTGCCCCTCAAACATCCCCAGTTGAGTGAAAGTTCCCTACAGATGCTGAAGTTATTAGAAAGTAATGCCAAACGAGGGACTGATTTAGTCCAGCAAATTCAGTCATTTACCAGCAACTTTCAGCAACCAGACTCAATTGTATCAGTTGTACATCTCATAGAAAATGTTGAGCAAACAATTAAAAGTATATTTCCTAAATCTATCGAAATTGATACAGATATACCTTCAGATATAGAAATGGTTTTGGGAGATCAAACCCAACTGCATGAAGTATTGATCAAGCTATTACTGAATGCTCGTGATGCCATGCCTCAAGGTGGTAAAGTGCGAATCTCCGGGAATAAAACCGTAATCGACGAAAGCTTTGCAAAAACCCATATCAGAGCCACAGTTGGTGACTACGTAGTGATTACAATTAGTGATAGCGGAGTTGGCATAGCTCCAGAAATCATTGATCAGATATTTGAACCATTTTTTACTACCAAAGAAAAGGATAAATTTACTGGTTTAGGTTTATCTACAGTCATGGGAATCATCAACAGCTACGGCGGTTTTGTAGAAGTATCCAGTCAATTAGGAATTGGTAGCCAATTCCTAGTTTACCTACCCATTAGTGAAAGCGGTATTCTCCCCAGAGAAGATCAGATCAAACTACCCACAGGAAACAGAGAATTAATCTTAGTTGTAGATGACGAAACGGCAATTACACAAATTACTAAAACCACATTAGAAATACACAACTATAGGGTATTAATTGCCCAAACTGGAATTGAAGCCCTGACCCTATATACCCAGCACCAGCAAGAGATTAGACTGGTATTAATGGATATGATGATGCCATCAATGACTGGGGGAACTACCATTCGCACCTTGCAGATTATGAACCCGCAGGTACAAATTATAGCTATGAGTGGATTAGCTTCTGGTGAGGCTTTAGCACAAGCCACTATCACAGGGATTCAAGGATTTTTAGCAAAACCTTTTACCGCAGGTGAACTATTAAACGCCATAAATAATGTACTTGTAGCAAACACGGCAGCGAATTAA
- a CDS encoding chemotaxis protein CheB, with the protein MTRKAENAKGDPPRFAKASFDIVAIASSAGGLTALTKLLSTLPKNFPAAIALVQHLAPQHRSLMSEILARHTALKVKQAEEDDCLTPGTVYIAPPDYHLLVNSDGTLSLSQSKLVNYLRPSADLLFASVAATYKDRAIAIVLTGTGKDGAKGVQAIHKMGGTVIAQDQKSSEFPGMPNATINTGNVDFILPLDEISPTLVSLVMK; encoded by the coding sequence ATGACACGAAAGGCAGAAAATGCTAAGGGTGATCCACCTCGCTTTGCTAAGGCTAGCTTCGATATTGTTGCCATAGCATCTTCGGCTGGAGGCTTGACTGCCCTAACTAAGTTACTATCAACATTACCAAAAAATTTTCCCGCCGCGATCGCTCTGGTGCAACATCTGGCTCCACAGCATCGTTCACTAATGTCAGAGATTTTAGCACGACACACTGCCCTGAAAGTTAAGCAGGCAGAAGAGGACGACTGTCTGACCCCAGGAACCGTTTACATTGCGCCACCTGATTATCATTTACTAGTCAACAGCGATGGCACTCTGTCTTTATCCCAGTCAAAACTAGTAAATTATTTACGCCCCTCGGCTGATTTGTTATTTGCATCTGTTGCAGCCACTTACAAAGACCGCGCGATCGCGATTGTATTGACGGGAACTGGTAAAGACGGAGCAAAGGGGGTACAGGCTATCCATAAAATGGGTGGTACTGTCATTGCTCAAGATCAAAAAAGTAGCGAATTTCCTGGGATGCCTAATGCCACAATTAATACTGGTAATGTAGATTTTATTTTACCTTTGGATGAGATATCACCAACTTTGGTAAGTTTAGTTATGAAATAA
- a CDS encoding CheR family methyltransferase has translation MNSAENNPEFEKLLTYLRVSRGFDFTGYKRSTLMRRVCKRMQYLSIENFENYLDYLEVYPDEFNQLFNTILINVTAFFRDISAWEYLAEQVLPNLVARKNESDQIRIWSAGCASGEEAYTLAILMAEILGAEQFRQRVKIYATDVDEEALNQARQAVYSQKDVQLVPPELKEKYFETTGNNYVFRQDLRRSVIFGRHDLLQDAPISRLDLLVCRNTLMYFNSETQGRIMARFHFALNDTGYLFLGKAEMLLIHSNLFTPVDLKNRIFSKVSVANLRDRLLIMANTVEEESNHRLSRHMRLREMAFDSASIAQVVVDINGTLVLMNSQARTTFGLSPKDLGRPFQDLELSYRPLELRSLIERAYGERRTITLTNVERYLSNAEMQYLDVRIIPLEDVNNSVLGVSIAFHDVTRFIQLQEALQRSRQDLETTNEELQSTNEELETTNEELQSTNEELETTNEELQSTNEELETMNEELQSTNEELQTINHELSERTTELNRTNIFLVCILKSLQTGIVVIDKSFNILVWNYMVEDLWGLRTDEVLGTSLFSIDIGLPLEQLRSPIRDSLSGKQEFQEMILDATNRRGRKIKCYLAITPLFGTEMEGAVLMMTDVERVKSMISSREIAQRRQQQE, from the coding sequence ATGAATTCCGCAGAAAATAACCCTGAGTTTGAAAAATTACTTACTTATCTCAGAGTAAGCCGGGGCTTTGATTTTACAGGATACAAGCGTTCAACTTTGATGCGTCGGGTCTGTAAGCGAATGCAATATTTAAGTATCGAAAATTTTGAAAATTACTTAGATTATTTAGAAGTTTATCCAGACGAATTCAATCAACTGTTTAATACGATTCTGATTAATGTCACTGCCTTTTTTCGAGATATCTCCGCCTGGGAATACTTAGCAGAGCAAGTGTTACCTAATCTGGTGGCGCGTAAAAATGAATCTGACCAAATTAGGATTTGGAGTGCTGGTTGTGCTTCTGGAGAAGAGGCTTACACTTTAGCCATACTGATGGCGGAAATTTTGGGAGCAGAACAATTTCGCCAACGGGTAAAAATTTATGCCACAGATGTAGATGAAGAAGCTCTCAATCAAGCCCGTCAAGCTGTGTATTCACAGAAGGATGTGCAGCTAGTACCACCGGAACTGAAAGAGAAATATTTTGAAACTACAGGTAATAACTATGTTTTTCGCCAAGATTTGCGCCGCTCGGTGATTTTTGGTCGTCATGATTTGCTGCAAGATGCGCCAATTTCTCGTTTAGATTTGCTGGTATGTCGCAATACACTGATGTATTTTAATTCTGAGACTCAGGGGCGAATTATGGCTCGGTTTCATTTTGCTCTCAATGATACTGGCTATCTTTTCTTGGGTAAGGCAGAGATGCTATTGATACATTCTAACTTATTCACCCCCGTAGATTTGAAAAATCGCATATTTAGCAAGGTATCAGTAGCCAATTTACGCGATCGCCTGCTAATTATGGCAAATACAGTTGAGGAAGAGTCTAACCATCGATTATCTCGGCATATGCGGCTGCGAGAAATGGCTTTTGATTCGGCATCCATTGCCCAAGTAGTAGTCGATATAAATGGTACACTGGTGCTGATGAACTCCCAGGCTCGCACCACCTTTGGTCTTTCACCCAAAGATTTAGGTCGTCCTTTTCAGGATTTAGAACTTTCCTATCGACCATTAGAACTGCGATCGCTGATCGAACGGGCTTATGGGGAACGTCGTACTATCACCTTGACAAATGTAGAGCGCTATTTATCCAATGCAGAAATGCAATATTTGGATGTGCGAATTATACCTTTGGAAGATGTTAACAATTCTGTGTTAGGTGTAAGTATTGCTTTTCATGATGTGACTCGTTTTATTCAACTCCAAGAAGCGTTACAACGCTCTCGACAAGATTTAGAGACTACCAACGAAGAACTTCAGTCTACTAATGAAGAATTGGAGACTACCAACGAAGAACTTCAGTCTACTAATGAAGAATTGGAGACTACCAACGAAGAACTGCAATCTACTAATGAAGAATTGGAGACAATGAACGAGGAACTGCAATCTACGAATGAAGAATTGCAAACAATTAATCACGAACTCAGCGAACGCACCACAGAACTCAACCGCACTAATATTTTTTTGGTGTGCATTCTCAAAAGTCTCCAAACGGGAATAGTGGTGATTGACAAAAGCTTTAATATCTTAGTTTGGAATTACATGGTGGAAGATTTGTGGGGGTTGAGAACAGACGAAGTTTTGGGAACATCTTTATTTAGTATAGATATTGGTTTGCCCCTGGAGCAACTGAGATCGCCTATCCGCGATTCTCTCTCTGGGAAACAAGAGTTCCAAGAAATGATTTTAGATGCTACTAATCGCCGGGGGAGAAAAATAAAATGTTATCTGGCTATTACTCCCCTGTTTGGGACAGAAATGGAAGGAGCAGTATTGATGATGACAGATGTGGAGCGAGTCAAAAGTATGATTTCTAGCAGAGAAATTGCCCAAAGGCGACAGCAACAGGAATAG